CGCGGTTGTCGCGGAGCAGAAGGACGATGTCTGAGCTGACCGCGGGGTTGGCGTGGAAGTAGTCGTGCCCGGTCCAGTTCGAGATCACCCTGACGTCGATCACCTGGGCTTGAGACAGGGAGTCCAGGGCCTGGCACTCCTCGGGCGTCAAGTCGCTGCCGCGCAGCTGCCCGAGGCGCTGGGTGCTGCCGAAGATCCAGTCGGCGATGCGGATGGCCCGATCCCACTGGGAGACGTAGACGGTGATTCGCTCCGGAACCAGGGTCACGTGCTCGGCGGCGATTCGTTCCTGAGCCACGTCCCAGTCCAGGTCCGCCGCTGCCAGGATGACGTTGCCGAGCTTGAGCTCGGACCGAGTCTCCCTGCCGGCGGCCGCGTACTCGATGTGGAGTTCGCGCAGAGCGGTCATGAAGACGTCGGTTCCCCGGCTGTGGGCGATGACGTGCAGCTTCTCCAGTTCCGGGCAGGACACGATGGCTCGCAGGAACTGCTTGAGATGGTAGATGGTAAACTCCCCCGACTCGCGATCGTGAGCATAGCCGCGCAGGATGCTGAAGGGCGAGCCGGCGGGCCAGGTGTAAATGATCGGAACACCGGCGCGGCCCATGAAGTGCCAGAATCCCGCCGCGACAAAGGCCCCATCCTGGAACTCGTTGTTGTAGCCGTGAATGTAGAGGAAGGCCTCATGTCGCGGCGTCCGCCTCAGTTGCTCGGAAAGCAGCTCGCTCAGCCGCCGGCTGTTCTGGTGCTGGGCGTGGACGGTGGCGGGGTCCTCTACGAACCGACCCCGGTCCTGGATCACCGGCACGGGCGTCGCGGGAAACCGCCCGGTCTCACGAATCTCGGCCACCGACAGCGGCAGGCGAAGTGAGCGGGTCTTTGCGCGGCTCTGCCGAACCAGTTCTTCCCACGGCAGATCACGGCCGATCTGGATCGTGCAGATGCCAAACGCCAGCGACTTGGATCTTTGATAGCCGTATCCCAGGCCACCCGCCGACTCGCGGATCGGACGGCGATCGGTGCCATACACCACGTCAACCTGGTTGTTTCGCAGCTCCGGGGGCACATGGCCGAGGG
This genomic stretch from Phycisphaerae bacterium harbors:
- a CDS encoding alpha/beta hydrolase, translating into MTHGQAMQNALRRAMLVAAILAAAASPGCQKELMPTPNLCAASQADPLGHVPPELRNNQVDVVYGTDRRPIRESAGGLGYGYQRSKSLAFGICTIQIGRDLPWEELVRQSRAKTRSLRLPLSVAEIRETGRFPATPVPVIQDRGRFVEDPATVHAQHQNSRRLSELLSEQLRRTPRHEAFLYIHGYNNEFQDGAFVAAGFWHFMGRAGVPIIYTWPAGSPFSILRGYAHDRESGEFTIYHLKQFLRAIVSCPELEKLHVIAHSRGTDVFMTALRELHIEYAAAGRETRSELKLGNVILAAADLDWDVAQERIAAEHVTLVPERITVYVSQWDRAIRIADWIFGSTQRLGQLRGSDLTPEECQALDSLSQAQVIDVRVISNWTGHDYFHANPAVSSDIVLLLRDNRGAGAENGRPLIKRLDNFWEIQDGYPGDTHLQSAHP